The Haloplanus sp. CK5-1 genome contains a region encoding:
- a CDS encoding heterodisulfide reductase-related iron-sulfur binding cluster, with protein MPVLQSGAVTRETFWTIGHVGEAAFYYLSAVAILVFVYGVYERVARYADAPADPVARLDDLPGRVARATRLLLTNEAQFDRDVYAGVMHTFVVWGFLVLLIGTTILAVDMELWTLLLGRDSFFVGDFYLSYSLVLDAFGLLFVVGVGMACWRRYGVRDPRLWGTHTDLADDAFVLTLLALGVGGYLVEALRILGTGFPSFETVSFVGYALALAGRTAGITPATAESVYAVAWWSHALLALGFVALLPYAKPVHMLTSLANVVTRDPKAGNRLPGVPEDAAPEDIGTASVEDFTWRELLDQDACTNCGRCSSVCPATAVGRDLDPRDVILDLQAYRESRAAGEDDLPIVADGGESVIAAESMTACLSCTACMDACPVDIEHVKQFTGMNRRLTESGEMDRNVQDAMMNAFQQGNVFGDPARTRPDWTDDLDFEVPDAREESVDLLWYVGDYPSYGERNRRVARSLARIFEAAGVSYGILHEDEVNDGNDVRRVGEEGLYETLAEDNAAAFEACEFDELVCTDPHSYNTFAHEYPETLDDFDAPVSHYTEVVERLVDEGRLSIPRTLDRSVTYHDPCHLGRMNDVYDAPRALIRATGATLVEMPRNRADAFCCGGGGGGVWTDVEEDVKPSEERLREAVEDTGPAVETFVVACPMCTTMFEDGRKTGGYEDDLDILDLTELLVAAMDAQADG; from the coding sequence ATGCCCGTCCTCCAGTCCGGGGCCGTCACCCGAGAGACGTTCTGGACGATCGGTCACGTCGGCGAGGCCGCCTTCTACTACCTCTCGGCGGTCGCCATCCTCGTCTTCGTGTACGGCGTCTACGAGCGGGTCGCGCGCTACGCCGACGCGCCGGCCGACCCCGTCGCCCGCCTCGACGACCTTCCCGGTCGCGTCGCCCGCGCGACCCGCCTGTTGCTCACGAACGAGGCGCAGTTCGACCGCGACGTCTACGCCGGCGTGATGCACACGTTCGTCGTGTGGGGTTTTCTCGTCCTGCTCATCGGGACGACTATCCTCGCCGTCGACATGGAGCTCTGGACTCTCCTGCTGGGTCGGGACTCGTTTTTCGTCGGCGATTTCTACCTGTCGTACTCGCTGGTCCTCGACGCCTTCGGCCTCCTCTTCGTCGTCGGCGTCGGCATGGCGTGCTGGCGGCGCTACGGTGTCCGCGACCCGCGCCTGTGGGGGACACACACGGATCTGGCGGACGACGCCTTCGTCCTCACTCTCCTCGCCCTCGGCGTCGGCGGCTATCTCGTCGAGGCGCTGCGCATCCTCGGTACCGGGTTCCCGTCGTTCGAGACGGTGAGTTTCGTCGGCTACGCGCTGGCGCTCGCGGGCCGAACCGCGGGCATCACGCCCGCGACGGCCGAGTCGGTCTACGCCGTCGCGTGGTGGTCCCACGCCCTGCTCGCACTCGGCTTCGTCGCCCTCCTCCCCTACGCCAAGCCGGTCCACATGCTCACGTCGCTCGCGAACGTGGTGACTCGCGATCCGAAGGCCGGAAATCGGCTGCCGGGCGTCCCCGAGGACGCCGCGCCCGAGGACATCGGCACGGCCTCGGTCGAGGACTTCACGTGGCGCGAACTGCTCGACCAGGACGCTTGCACCAACTGCGGACGGTGTTCCTCGGTCTGTCCCGCGACGGCGGTCGGCCGGGACCTCGACCCCCGAGACGTGATCCTTGACTTGCAGGCGTACCGCGAGTCGCGGGCGGCGGGCGAGGACGACCTCCCCATCGTCGCCGACGGCGGCGAGAGCGTGATCGCCGCCGAGTCGATGACCGCCTGTCTCTCCTGTACGGCCTGCATGGACGCCTGCCCGGTCGACATCGAACACGTCAAGCAGTTCACGGGGATGAACCGGCGGCTCACGGAGTCGGGGGAGATGGACCGGAACGTCCAAGACGCGATGATGAACGCCTTCCAGCAGGGCAACGTCTTCGGCGACCCCGCTCGCACGCGCCCCGACTGGACCGACGACCTGGACTTCGAGGTGCCCGACGCCCGCGAGGAGTCGGTCGATCTGCTGTGGTACGTCGGCGACTACCCCTCCTACGGCGAGCGCAACCGCCGCGTCGCACGCTCGCTCGCCCGCATCTTCGAGGCGGCGGGTGTCTCCTACGGCATCCTCCACGAGGACGAGGTGAACGACGGCAACGACGTGCGCCGCGTCGGCGAGGAGGGTCTCTACGAGACCCTCGCCGAGGACAACGCCGCCGCCTTCGAGGCCTGCGAGTTCGACGAACTCGTCTGCACCGACCCGCACAGTTACAACACGTTCGCCCACGAGTACCCCGAGACCCTCGACGACTTCGACGCTCCCGTCTCCCACTACACCGAAGTGGTGGAACGACTGGTCGACGAGGGGCGTCTCTCGATACCGCGGACCCTCGACCGTTCCGTCACGTACCACGACCCCTGTCACCTCGGGCGCATGAACGACGTGTACGACGCGCCACGCGCCCTGATCCGTGCGACGGGGGCGACGCTCGTGGAGATGCCGCGCAACCGGGCCGACGCGTTCTGCTGTGGCGGGGGTGGCGGCGGCGTCTGGACCGACGTCGAGGAGGACGTGAAGCCGAGCGAGGAGCGTCTCCGCGAGGCCGTCGAGGACACCGGACCCGCCGTCGAGACGTTCGTCGTCGCCTGTCCGATGTGTACGACGATGTTCGAGGACGGCCGCAAGACCGGTGGCTACGAGGACGACTTGGATATCCTCGACCTGACGGAGTTACTGGTCGCGGCGATGGATGCCCAAGCGGACGGCTGA
- a CDS encoding energy-coupling factor transporter transmembrane protein EcfT, whose protein sequence is MIGYAEGDTPVHRLDPRTKLFAQAALAVAAFAHTTPRGLAALSTIVLGICWLSATPVVRSLRAYRAFLPFLLAGPLVEGVTLGPPWFVPADAVTPTLASYRVLLLLLVSTAYLRTTRVRESRAAVQRLLPGRAGVVLGAGVGFVLRFLPLLRHDLATIRAAMDARLGSERSLYERIRLIGVTGLRRVFARADRFALALRARCFAWNPTLPRLDPTWRDVPAVVAGVALLVWAVV, encoded by the coding sequence ATGATCGGCTACGCCGAGGGCGACACGCCCGTCCACCGCCTCGACCCACGGACCAAACTGTTCGCCCAGGCCGCCCTCGCCGTCGCGGCCTTCGCCCACACCACGCCCCGCGGACTGGCCGCCCTCTCGACTATCGTCCTCGGGATCTGCTGGCTGTCCGCGACCCCCGTCGTCCGGAGCCTGCGCGCGTATCGTGCCTTCCTCCCATTCCTCCTCGCCGGCCCGCTGGTCGAGGGGGTGACGCTCGGTCCGCCGTGGTTCGTCCCGGCCGACGCCGTCACGCCCACGCTGGCGAGCTATCGGGTCCTCCTCCTCCTCCTCGTCTCGACGGCGTACCTCCGCACGACGCGCGTCCGCGAGTCCCGAGCCGCGGTCCAGCGTCTCCTCCCCGGCCGCGCGGGCGTCGTCCTCGGGGCCGGGGTGGGGTTCGTCCTCCGATTTCTCCCCTTGCTCCGCCACGACCTCGCGACGATCCGGGCGGCGATGGACGCCCGGCTGGGCTCCGAGCGGTCGCTCTACGAGCGGATCCGTCTGATCGGCGTCACCGGTCTCCGGCGGGTGTTCGCCCGCGCCGACCGCTTCGCCCTCGCGCTCCGGGCCCGGTGTTTCGCTTGGAACCCGACGCTCCCCCGTCTCGATCCGACGTGGCGGGACGTCCCGGCCGTCGTCGCCGGCGTCGCGCTCCTCGTCTGGGCCGTCGTTTGA
- a CDS encoding ABC transporter ATP-binding protein — MTITVADVTYRYGEGDADAATVAVDGVSLAVDDGEFLVLAGPNGSGKTTLVRLCNGLLTPDSGEVRVNDTPVDADPVAARSNVGMVFQDPRDGFVAATVGADVAFGPENLGLAHDEIDRRVDDALAAVRMDGRATDRIDELSGGERERVAIAGALAMEPDHLVLDEPFTGLDWDARRSTLDRLADLRDRGVSVVVVTHDLRDLAALADRTVALADGRVALDATDPPPAALTDLGVRPP, encoded by the coding sequence ATGACGATCACGGTCGCGGACGTCACCTACCGCTACGGCGAGGGTGACGCCGACGCCGCGACCGTCGCCGTCGACGGCGTCTCTCTCGCCGTCGACGACGGCGAGTTCCTCGTCCTCGCCGGCCCAAACGGGTCGGGAAAGACCACGCTCGTCCGCCTGTGCAACGGGCTGTTGACACCCGATTCCGGCGAGGTACGCGTCAACGACACCCCCGTCGACGCCGACCCCGTCGCAGCCCGATCGAACGTCGGGATGGTGTTTCAGGACCCCCGCGACGGCTTCGTCGCGGCCACCGTCGGTGCGGACGTGGCCTTCGGTCCCGAGAACCTCGGCCTCGCCCACGACGAGATCGACCGCCGGGTCGACGACGCCCTCGCCGCCGTCCGCATGGACGGTCGGGCGACCGACCGCATCGACGAACTCTCCGGCGGCGAGCGCGAACGCGTCGCCATCGCCGGGGCGCTGGCGATGGAGCCGGACCACCTCGTCCTCGACGAACCCTTTACCGGCCTCGACTGGGACGCCCGACGGTCGACCCTCGACCGTCTCGCCGACCTCCGGGATCGGGGGGTGAGCGTCGTCGTCGTCACCCACGACCTCCGGGATCTCGCCGCCCTCGCCGATCGGACGGTCGCACTGGCCGACGGTCGCGTCGCGCTCGACGCGACCGACCCGCCGCCCGCGGCCCTGACCGACCTCGGCGTCCGCCCCCCATGA
- a CDS encoding biotin transporter BioY, with the protein MSTPTDSVELVGDEATGNVARAVLFAAATSATAPVDMVHPLAPNVPITLQTLWVYLAGVVLGPVWAGVAFALYLLAGLLGLPVFAGGNAGLGVLLGPTGGFLVGFPLAAVTVGTVAHGADGLTAPDDIPVPRLVVALLAGTVVIYAAGAVGYSLVQAVGLVAAVSTVVLPFLPVAGLKVAATVAIVRSDALVAR; encoded by the coding sequence ATGTCGACCCCAACGGACTCGGTCGAACTTGTCGGCGACGAGGCGACCGGCAACGTCGCTCGCGCGGTGCTGTTCGCGGCGGCGACCAGCGCCACAGCCCCCGTGGATATGGTCCACCCGCTCGCCCCCAACGTCCCGATCACGCTCCAGACGCTCTGGGTGTATCTCGCCGGTGTCGTCCTCGGACCGGTCTGGGCCGGCGTCGCGTTCGCCCTCTACCTGCTCGCCGGCCTCCTCGGCCTCCCGGTGTTCGCCGGCGGCAACGCCGGCCTCGGCGTGTTGCTCGGTCCCACCGGCGGCTTCCTCGTCGGCTTCCCGCTCGCCGCGGTGACGGTCGGGACCGTCGCCCACGGGGCCGACGGGCTGACCGCGCCGGACGACATCCCCGTTCCGCGGCTCGTGGTCGCGCTCCTCGCCGGGACCGTCGTCATCTACGCAGCCGGCGCGGTCGGCTACTCGCTGGTCCAAGCCGTCGGCCTCGTCGCCGCCGTCTCGACCGTCGTCCTCCCCTTCCTCCCCGTGGCGGGCCTGAAGGTCGCCGCGACGGTCGCCATCGTCCGGAGCGACGCCCTGGTCGCCCGATGA
- a CDS encoding conditioned medium-induced protein 4 gives MDEKTSELRDIFVDATGTETVTERQAERRGSITEREAPEEVAAEVDDLVATMRERYDFRTDLDAEAYRRLVRGFHDDADDAALAEALDIPVETVVDARLDLHLVRDADRDVPNFEAIRDRIVDGADDDAIADDLGDAETLAHVRRVVESEREATRANGRFRDAFAELLTDADLTGRLASDSREDGLEEATEDIETDVSL, from the coding sequence ATGGACGAAAAGACCTCGGAACTACGGGACATCTTCGTCGACGCGACGGGGACGGAGACCGTTACGGAGCGGCAGGCCGAGCGCCGTGGGTCGATAACCGAACGCGAGGCGCCCGAAGAGGTCGCGGCGGAGGTGGACGACCTCGTCGCGACGATGCGCGAGCGCTACGATTTCCGGACGGACCTCGACGCCGAGGCGTACCGTCGGCTGGTCCGAGGCTTCCACGACGACGCGGACGACGCGGCCCTCGCCGAGGCGCTCGACATCCCCGTCGAAACGGTCGTCGACGCGCGCTTGGACCTCCACCTCGTGCGCGACGCCGACCGGGACGTGCCGAACTTCGAGGCGATAAGGGATCGGATCGTCGACGGCGCTGACGACGACGCCATCGCCGACGACCTGGGGGACGCCGAGACGCTGGCACACGTCCGACGGGTCGTCGAGAGCGAACGGGAGGCGACCCGCGCGAACGGCCGGTTCCGGGACGCCTTCGCCGAACTCCTGACGGACGCCGACCTCACCGGGCGGTTGGCGAGCGACTCCCGGGAGGACGGACTGGAGGAGGCGACCGAGGACATCGAGACGGACGTCTCGCTTTAG
- a CDS encoding cell division protein gives MASSPTDDLVDRFTQFYRNYYRDEIGRLAQRYPSEQRSLHVDYDDLYQFDPDLAEDFLAQPDQLGEFAEEALRVYDLPADVSLGQAHVRLRNLPDTVDIRSIRVHDNHVGRLIAVSGIIRKATDVRPKIVEAAFECQRCGTMTYIPQTEGGFQEPHECQGCERQGPFRVNYDQSEFVDSQKLRVQESPEGLRGGETPQSIDVDIEDDITGEVTAGDHVTVTGVLHIDQVTDGNEKSQLFDLYMDGVSVEIEDEQFEDMEITEADKREIVELSNHPDIYEEMVASVAPSIYGYDEEKLAMILQLFAGVTKDLPDGSRIRGDLHMLLIGDPGTGKCLKGDTKVALEDGREVPIRDLVERNLDDPTPVDDGVYDETDIGLVSVTEDGTVTTRQATRVWKREAPERLYRIRTASGREIETTPSHPLFVQASGHLEATRADELAVGDPIAVRPSDATAGTNRESVGRTAVVPDGGPATTDGAITHGTNDVIRDRIESIEAVEPDDDWVYDLEVAGTHTYLANGIVSHNSQLLSYIRNIAPRSVYTSGKGSSSAGLTAAAVRDDFGEGQQWSLEAGALVLADQGIAAVDELDKMRCVTGDTLVHLADGTVQRIEELTQDAAATGTIEELDTGRTIRDVDLDAWTMTDDGRIVSRPVTAIHEYEAPEQLTDVRLETGERLTSTADHPFFVFEDGERVERGAADLKEGDRVYVPRDLPQPMTDGGANAFETENSVFRTDAASELPDEYADSEDVILRRVTSVEIIDAGEQGTVYDLTVEGTHNFVANGMVVHNSEDRSAMHQALEQQEISISKAGINATLKSRCSLLGAANPKYGRFDQYEPIGEQIDLEPALISRFDLIFTVTDQPDPEEDAALADHILRTNYAGELNTQRAEVANSNHSQAEVEEVTDTVEPAIEPDLLRKYIAYSKRTCYPTMSDEAKAAIREFYVDLRAKGADEDAPVPVTARKLEALVRLAEASARVRLSDTVAREDADRVIDIVRSCLQDIGVDPETGEFDADVIETGTSKSQRDRIKSIKDVIETVDAEYEGEAGAPIDAIVERAEAEGIEEEKVMDQIEGLRRKGDVYSPSTDQYKVV, from the coding sequence ATGGCGTCGTCCCCCACCGACGACCTGGTAGACCGATTCACCCAGTTCTACCGTAACTACTACCGCGACGAGATCGGCCGCCTCGCACAGCGCTACCCCAGCGAACAACGCTCGCTCCACGTCGACTACGACGACCTCTACCAGTTCGACCCCGACCTCGCGGAGGACTTCCTCGCCCAGCCCGACCAACTCGGCGAGTTCGCGGAGGAGGCCCTGCGGGTGTACGACCTCCCCGCGGACGTGTCGCTCGGCCAGGCCCACGTCCGCCTGCGCAACCTCCCTGACACCGTCGACATCCGGTCGATCCGGGTCCACGACAACCACGTCGGCCGCCTGATCGCCGTCTCGGGCATCATCCGCAAGGCCACCGACGTGCGCCCGAAGATCGTCGAGGCCGCCTTCGAGTGCCAGCGCTGTGGCACGATGACGTACATCCCCCAGACCGAGGGTGGCTTCCAGGAACCCCACGAGTGCCAAGGCTGTGAGCGACAGGGTCCCTTCCGAGTCAACTACGACCAGAGCGAGTTCGTCGACTCCCAGAAACTCCGGGTCCAGGAGTCACCCGAGGGACTCCGGGGCGGCGAGACCCCCCAGAGCATCGACGTCGACATCGAGGACGACATCACGGGCGAGGTGACCGCCGGCGACCACGTCACCGTCACGGGCGTCCTCCACATCGACCAGGTGACCGACGGCAACGAGAAGTCCCAACTGTTCGACCTCTACATGGACGGCGTGAGCGTCGAGATCGAGGACGAACAGTTCGAGGACATGGAGATCACGGAGGCCGACAAGCGCGAGATCGTCGAACTGTCCAACCACCCCGACATCTACGAGGAGATGGTCGCCTCCGTCGCGCCCTCCATCTACGGCTACGACGAGGAGAAACTCGCGATGATCCTCCAGTTGTTCGCGGGGGTGACGAAAGATCTGCCCGACGGCTCGCGGATTCGGGGGGATCTGCACATGCTGTTGATAGGGGATCCCGGTACTGGAAAGTGTCTGAAAGGTGATACGAAGGTGGCACTCGAGGACGGGCGTGAGGTGCCGATTCGCGATCTCGTAGAACGGAACCTCGACGATCCGACGCCCGTGGATGATGGCGTCTACGACGAGACCGACATCGGTCTGGTCTCGGTCACGGAGGACGGGACGGTAACGACACGGCAAGCGACGAGAGTGTGGAAACGGGAGGCACCCGAGCGACTGTATCGGATTCGGACGGCCAGCGGCCGGGAAATCGAGACGACGCCGTCGCATCCGCTGTTCGTACAGGCCAGTGGGCACCTCGAAGCGACCAGAGCCGACGAACTCGCGGTCGGTGATCCGATCGCAGTCCGGCCCAGCGACGCGACTGCCGGCACGAACCGAGAATCAGTTGGGCGAACAGCCGTCGTCCCGGACGGTGGCCCGGCGACCACCGACGGAGCAATCACGCACGGAACGAACGACGTAATCCGGGACCGGATCGAATCCATCGAGGCAGTCGAACCGGACGACGACTGGGTGTACGACCTCGAAGTCGCTGGCACGCACACGTACCTCGCGAACGGGATCGTCTCACACAACTCGCAGTTGCTGTCCTACATCCGCAACATCGCCCCCCGCTCCGTCTACACGTCGGGGAAGGGATCCAGTTCGGCCGGCCTGACCGCTGCGGCGGTTCGCGACGACTTCGGCGAGGGCCAACAGTGGAGCCTCGAAGCCGGGGCCTTGGTGTTGGCCGATCAGGGGATCGCTGCAGTCGACGAACTCGACAAGATGCGGTGTGTGACCGGCGACACGCTCGTTCATCTCGCCGACGGCACGGTCCAGCGTATCGAGGAGCTCACGCAGGACGCCGCTGCCACGGGAACGATCGAAGAACTCGACACCGGACGGACGATCAGGGACGTCGATCTCGACGCGTGGACGATGACCGACGACGGCCGGATCGTCTCCCGTCCCGTGACGGCTATCCACGAGTACGAGGCACCGGAGCAACTCACCGACGTGCGACTGGAGACGGGCGAACGGCTCACTTCGACGGCGGATCATCCCTTCTTCGTCTTCGAGGACGGGGAACGGGTCGAGCGGGGGGCCGCAGATCTGAAGGAAGGTGACCGGGTGTACGTGCCTCGAGACCTTCCACAACCGATGACTGACGGGGGAGCTAACGCCTTCGAGACTGAGAACAGCGTGTTTCGGACGGACGCGGCGAGCGAACTACCAGATGAATACGCGGATTCAGAGGACGTGATCCTGCGTCGGGTCACGTCCGTAGAAATCATCGATGCAGGTGAGCAGGGGACCGTCTACGACCTCACCGTCGAGGGAACCCACAATTTCGTCGCCAACGGGATGGTGGTGCATAATTCCGAAGATCGATCTGCAATGCATCAAGCATTGGAACAGCAAGAAATTAGTATAAGTAAGGCTGGAATAAACGCCACCCTCAAATCCCGGTGTTCCCTGCTGGGCGCGGCCAACCCCAAGTACGGCCGGTTCGACCAGTACGAACCCATCGGCGAGCAGATCGACCTCGAACCCGCCCTCATCTCGCGGTTCGACCTGATCTTCACCGTCACGGACCAGCCCGATCCCGAGGAGGACGCCGCCCTCGCGGATCACATCCTCCGCACCAACTACGCGGGCGAGTTGAACACCCAGCGGGCGGAGGTGGCGAACTCGAATCACAGTCAGGCGGAGGTCGAGGAAGTGACTGACACGGTCGAACCGGCCATCGAGCCCGACCTCCTGCGGAAGTACATCGCGTACTCGAAGCGCACCTGCTACCCGACGATGTCCGACGAGGCGAAGGCGGCCATCCGCGAGTTCTACGTCGACCTGCGGGCGAAGGGGGCCGACGAGGACGCCCCCGTCCCGGTCACCGCCCGGAAACTCGAGGCGCTGGTCCGCCTCGCGGAGGCGAGCGCGCGGGTCCGCCTCTCGGATACCGTCGCCCGGGAGGACGCCGACCGCGTGATCGACATCGTCCGCTCCTGTCTGCAGGATATCGGCGTCGATCCCGAGACCGGCGAATTCGACGCCGACGTGATCGAGACGGGCACCTCAAAGAGCCAACGCGACCGCATCAAGAGCATCAAGGACGTGATCGAGACGGTCGACGCCGAGTACGAGGGCGAGGCGGGCGCGCCGATCGACGCCATCGTCGAACGCGCCGAGGCCGAGGGGATCGAGGAGGAGAAGGTGATGGACCAGATCGAGGGGTTGCGGCGGAAAGGCGACGTGTACAGTCCGAGCACGGATCAGTACAAGGTGGTGTGA
- a CDS encoding MinD/ParA family ATP-binding protein: MIVAVAGGKGGVGKTTVAYNLGAALDAVVVDADLGMADLPDGRGPDLHDVLAGRATVTEAVRGGRVSILPCGRSLAGARAADVRRLADALRAVASEYGDVVVDCPAGLRADVGVPLAVADACIVVASPRRFALADATRTRELARELDAGLVGVALNRTTDADDPPEGVLRRTLGAPVSTVPADPRVGRSVDDERPVVEDAPSSVAADAFRSLATGVQSCSSR, encoded by the coding sequence GTGATCGTCGCCGTCGCCGGTGGGAAGGGCGGTGTCGGCAAGACGACCGTCGCGTACAACCTCGGGGCGGCCCTCGACGCAGTCGTCGTCGACGCCGACCTGGGCATGGCGGACCTTCCCGATGGACGTGGACCCGACCTCCACGACGTCCTCGCGGGGCGGGCGACGGTGACGGAGGCAGTCCGCGGCGGGAGGGTGTCTATCCTCCCCTGTGGTCGCTCGCTCGCCGGAGCGCGTGCCGCCGACGTGCGCCGACTGGCGGACGCTCTGCGGGCGGTCGCGAGCGAGTACGGCGACGTGGTCGTGGACTGTCCGGCGGGCCTCCGCGCCGACGTGGGGGTCCCGCTCGCGGTTGCGGACGCCTGCATCGTCGTGGCGTCGCCACGCAGGTTCGCCCTCGCGGACGCGACACGGACGCGAGAACTGGCGCGCGAACTCGACGCCGGACTCGTCGGTGTCGCGCTCAACCGGACGACCGACGCCGACGACCCACCGGAGGGTGTCCTCCGACGGACCCTCGGCGCGCCGGTGTCGACGGTGCCGGCCGATCCCCGCGTGGGACGATCCGTCGACGACGAGCGACCGGTGGTCGAGGACGCGCCGTCGTCGGTCGCCGCCGACGCGTTCCGATCGCTCGCGACGGGGGTTCAGTCCTGTAGCAGTCGATAG
- a CDS encoding transcription initiation factor IIB family protein, giving the protein MSQAREAECPECSGRLNADGTETICGECGLVVDEYRIDHGPEWRSFADDEGQPERTGAPLTQSRHDRGLSTDIGRSTRVKGRKRRRLSRMRTQHNRAQISTKRERNQVYAFTEVRRLVGALELPKHVRESACSLFRSAQDADLLRGRSLEGFASATVYATCRVCSVSRTVEEVVEAAKATEDEHRAAYRALNRELDVATGPIHPVEYVPRYASELDVDASVRRRAESYARRLRESGDAAGRNPSGVAAACLYTAAREADASLTQAAAAEVADVTPVTVRNTYRLLQD; this is encoded by the coding sequence ATGAGCCAGGCACGCGAGGCGGAGTGTCCGGAGTGTAGCGGGCGACTGAACGCCGACGGCACGGAGACGATCTGTGGGGAGTGCGGACTGGTCGTCGACGAGTACCGCATCGACCACGGTCCGGAGTGGCGATCTTTCGCCGACGACGAGGGCCAACCGGAACGGACGGGCGCACCCCTGACCCAGTCCCGTCACGACCGTGGGCTCTCGACGGACATCGGGCGGTCGACCCGAGTCAAGGGGCGAAAGCGACGGCGGCTCTCCCGGATGCGGACCCAGCACAACCGCGCGCAGATCTCGACGAAGCGCGAGCGCAACCAGGTGTACGCGTTTACGGAGGTCCGCCGACTCGTCGGGGCGCTCGAACTTCCCAAACACGTTCGCGAGTCGGCGTGTTCGCTGTTCCGGTCGGCACAGGACGCCGACCTCCTCCGCGGGCGGTCGCTCGAAGGGTTCGCCTCCGCGACGGTGTACGCCACCTGCCGGGTCTGCTCCGTCTCCCGGACCGTCGAAGAGGTGGTGGAGGCTGCGAAGGCGACCGAAGACGAACACCGGGCGGCCTACCGCGCACTCAACCGCGAACTCGACGTGGCGACCGGCCCGATCCATCCGGTCGAGTACGTCCCACGATACGCCAGCGAACTCGACGTCGACGCGTCGGTCCGACGTCGCGCCGAGTCGTACGCGCGGCGTCTGCGCGAGTCCGGTGACGCCGCCGGCCGGAACCCGAGTGGCGTCGCGGCCGCGTGTCTCTACACGGCCGCACGCGAGGCCGACGCGTCGCTCACGCAGGCGGCCGCGGCTGAGGTGGCCGACGTCACGCCCGTCACCGTCCGGAACACCTATCGACTGCTACAGGACTGA
- a CDS encoding peroxiredoxin — protein sequence MLEPGDPAPDVTAHNQDGESETPDFGGPTVVYFYPKDFTGGCTVEANGFQATLAEFEELDVDIYGVSMDDVETHADFADEEGLLFDLLADPDGSVAAAFGVSTDGGHTDRVTFLLGDDEVVERYEPELAEPTGHARAVLEDARREFVVGG from the coding sequence ATGCTCGAACCCGGCGATCCCGCACCGGACGTGACGGCGCACAACCAAGACGGCGAGTCGGAGACACCCGACTTCGGCGGGCCGACGGTCGTCTACTTCTACCCGAAGGACTTCACCGGCGGATGCACCGTCGAGGCGAACGGGTTCCAAGCCACGCTCGCGGAGTTCGAGGAGCTCGACGTCGACATCTACGGCGTCTCGATGGACGACGTCGAGACGCACGCCGACTTCGCCGACGAGGAGGGCCTGCTGTTCGACCTACTCGCCGATCCGGACGGATCGGTCGCGGCCGCGTTCGGCGTGTCGACTGACGGTGGCCACACCGACCGGGTGACGTTCCTCCTCGGGGACGACGAGGTGGTCGAGCGGTACGAGCCGGAACTGGCGGAGCCGACGGGGCACGCCCGCGCCGTCCTAGAGGACGCCCGACGCGAGTTCGTCGTCGGCGGATAG
- a CDS encoding AAA family ATPase translates to MVDSPASSAALVGATGGAGTTRLAVELGALLASDGREVAILDAAFATQGLSDYLSGRIDPDLTTLLTDDRDAPLADGLVEFPLDDTDGRLVCCPAAAPFERLARAKSPDAARVLESRIAAATETFDHVLVDTPPVAANQSVAAVTAADRTVVVTPATARGRDAVQRMRGRLEDVGVDLDGVVSVRGDLSVADATVPETTAGAAAAPTCLSERSVATGVADVAGLVFDADPSAGSGYGLLDSVGEYVPR, encoded by the coding sequence ATGGTAGATTCACCCGCGTCGTCGGCGGCGTTGGTCGGGGCGACCGGCGGTGCCGGGACCACCCGACTCGCGGTCGAACTCGGCGCGCTCTTGGCCAGCGACGGCCGCGAGGTGGCCATCCTCGACGCCGCCTTCGCCACGCAGGGTCTCTCCGACTACCTCTCGGGGCGGATCGATCCGGACCTGACGACGCTCCTGACCGACGACCGCGACGCCCCACTCGCCGACGGGTTGGTCGAGTTCCCGCTCGACGACACCGACGGCCGGCTGGTGTGCTGTCCGGCCGCCGCGCCGTTCGAACGGCTCGCCCGCGCGAAGTCCCCCGACGCCGCTCGGGTCCTCGAGTCACGCATCGCCGCGGCGACCGAGACGTTCGATCACGTCCTCGTCGACACGCCGCCGGTGGCGGCGAACCAGTCGGTCGCGGCCGTGACCGCCGCCGACCGGACGGTCGTGGTGACGCCGGCGACGGCCCGTGGTCGCGATGCGGTCCAGCGTATGCGCGGCCGCCTCGAAGACGTGGGTGTCGACCTCGACGGGGTCGTGTCGGTCCGCGGCGACCTCTCCGTGGCGGACGCGACCGTCCCCGAAACCACGGCTGGCGCGGCGGCCGCACCGACCTGCCTGTCGGAGCGGTCCGTGGCGACCGGCGTCGCCGACGTTGCGGGTCTCGTCTTCGACGCCGATCCGTCGGCCGGATCGGGGTACGGACTGCTGGACTCCGTCGGCGAGTACGTCCCGCGGTAG